TTTTTCCTGCTCAATATCACTCATTTTCTGCTGACCGAGAAATGTCATCATTGTATGATCTCCTGCATGCTTGCTTGCCCTGAGTCCTACAGGGAACATTTGAATAAGTCCAAGAAGCGCAATAGACAGAATAGCCATTGAAATAACAAGTTCAAGAAGACTAAATGCTCCGACATTCATCGGAACAATTTTGAATTTTGAATTTTGAATTTTGAATTTACTCATTATTCTCTACTCGTTTTTATCCTGCCTGTAATTCCTGTTATTCCAATACATGAGGTGTCTTCATGTGTTCCATCACTAATCAAAATTGCTGACCCATCAGTCTCTGATGCCCCACCTGTAGGTGTAAAATAAATGTATTTTACAGTAAGAGCAGCTGGATCTGAATCATTCGGAAATGGAATCACATTAGGACCGTATGTATCCAAACCTCCTGTTACTCCATCTGTCATAATTATTGTCTTGGGCAAAGTTTTCCAATTAGTTACTGAACCTCCTTTAATATAGTCGTCAGGATCCCAATAAATTTTTACTGCATATCCAATATTATGTGTATCCGTATTGA
This genomic stretch from bacterium harbors:
- a CDS encoding prepilin-type N-terminal cleavage/methylation domain-containing protein, with translation MSKFKIQNSKFKIVPMNVGAFSLLELVISMAILSIALLGLIQMFPVGLRASKHAGDHTMMTFLGQQKMSDIEQEKPIDSTTSNTFFSVPGADPDYSSFSWIQTITQDLTLTNLYHASVLIYCNDRGDTRIEEFVTCYVK
- a CDS encoding GspH/FimT family pseudopilin: MKNSKLKIATSGCRAFTAVELMIVLAIMSIMLVAAIPSFVQFTRNSRIKSGAQIVVSALRTARSHAIKRRKRCAVLFNFNTDTHNIGYAVKIYWDPDDYIKGGSVTNWKTLPKTIIMTDGVTGGLDTYGPNVIPFPNDSDPAALTVKYIYFTPTGGASETDGSAILISDGTHEDTSCIGITGITGRIKTSRE